The Mauremys reevesii isolate NIE-2019 linkage group 1, ASM1616193v1, whole genome shotgun sequence genome segment TGGTGACCCCTACTCAGTCATcacttttcctaactttcaataCACTTCTAATATCAGAGGTATCTAGACTCAAGGTTTTCATCCATTTATCTTCTTTCATTCTCACTTATTTACATTTCTGTCCACTCCTCcaattctgattagcagaaactgtCAGCTAGATTTTGACCTTGAATCTAAAACCCGGCTTTCCAATTAACTCCAAACTATGCGGCGTACTATTTTATTAATTTCTAGTGGCTGAATGCAAATCATATGGTTGCAATTGGCTTGATCACATTCTGGAGTACACACCCCCTCAAATCCAGGGTAACAAAGTCCAGTTCTCAAAAACACAGTTTCACAACTCTCACCAATCAGCTCTAGTAGAATGTCCTTGTTGCAAATAacgaagccaagtcagtcagtctgttccagtggagcgccccaagcgggggttttccacgtccttttattataatggttacataaatcattctattatgcgcatgtgcaacctcaatccaactacttcgccccctcccctgattggtgctctATGCATtgcgtgttccagtggtaaacacctggtcagcgcttaatctgtgtgtctcctgatcgagtgtgggggggtgggaaccacttcggccgctctaaattcgggggcggttttccaacccccttagtgcttgagaagtgtaaagttcctacatgTCCTCAATTTCTGCAGCAGCTTTCCTGTATTAGCACTTTCCAATGGAAACTTTTGGTTTATCCTTCCTGAAGGATTGGACatagaaaaatcagaaaaattttTGCTCATCAGATCACTGTACATATGTTTAAAAAGTCCAGCATTGCACTTGCTTTCCTTGTCTTCGGCTATCAGAAAGCATAGCTTCAGTTCGTCAAACTGATCAAGAGCCCTGTTCAAACAGGCTCTAATGGAAAGCCACCTTGCTTCAAAAACCTGTAGTATCTTCTCGTGATCTTGAAGTCACAGAAAGGCTGAGTGACAGGGTATGTGGAGGTGAAGGCTGATGGGTGATGCTAAAGGAGATCAGGTGATGGTCAGAGAGTGGAAACTCAGCAACGGAGAGAGCTTGGTACTTCGTGATGGAATGGTAAGACATTAGGTCTGAGGAGCTTCTCAGACTTTAAACTTCCACAATGCTGAGCTCAGCCATACTGGGACAGATCATGATGGACAAGGAAGTATCCTGTCCCCCTCTTGTCACACACGATTAAAGTCAGTGGCCCCCAGGTGAGTACATTCTGCAGGTGTATTTGCCCACTTTCTCACGAAGCTCTTTGTTTTTGACCCCATAAATGATAGGATTGAGCATggtggggatgaggaaatagagGTTGGCCAAGATGATGTGAATGTGGGGAGCAATGCCCTGACCGAACCGGTATGTCAGAGTGGAGAAGAAGAAGGAAGGATAGGACATGAAcatcacacagatgtgggctgtACAGGTGCTGAGGGCTTTCCGGTGGGCTTCCttggaggagattctgaggacGGCCCTGATGATCAGGCCATATGACAGGGCAATGAGCGTCAGGTCTGATCCATTGAATACAAATGGTAGCACCAAGCCATACATCCTGTTGACTGTGATGTCCCCACACGACATCTTTGCCACGGCCATGTGGTCGCAGTACGTGTGGGGGATAATGTGGTTGGCACAGAACGGCTGCCtgctcaggagcaggggcaggggcagaatgaagagaacagctctTATCAAACCCACGAGCCCTAGCTTAGCTATTCGTGTGTTGGTGAGGATGGTGGCGTATCTTagagggttacatatggcaacgtAGCGA includes the following:
- the LOC120391395 gene encoding olfactory receptor 52N2-like codes for the protein MAAFNLTPSDPSTFTLTGIPGLEAFHIWISIPFTMFYIIGLLGNFMLLFVVGKEQTLHKPMYLLLCLLAVTEIGTSTSIVPNALCIFWFNLKAITVGGCLTQTFLIHAGSAMHSAVLVTMAFDRYVAICNPLRYATILTNTRIAKLGLVGLIRAVLFILPLPLLLSRQPFCANHIIPHTYCDHMAVAKMSCGDITVNRMYGLVLPFVFNGSDLTLIALSYGLIIRAVLRISSKEAHRKALSTCTAHICVMFMSYPSFFFSTLTYRFGQGIAPHIHIILANLYFLIPTMLNPIIYGVKNKELREKVGKYTCRMYSPGGH